A portion of the Hymenobacter gelipurpurascens genome contains these proteins:
- the nrfD gene encoding NrfD/PsrC family molybdoenzyme membrane anchor subunit — MQHVSPVREPLVTGGKTYHDVTQDVCRQVEAAPNIRWMAALSVALILLGVFFYSVYRTLWYGIGEWGLNKTVGWAWDITNFVWWVGIGHAGTLISAVLLLFRQKWRTSINRAAEAMTIFAVICAAMFPVLHMGRPWLAFYVFPLQNTLGSLWVNFNSPLLWDVFAISTYFTVSLVFWYTGLVPDFATIRDRAKGPIAKVAYSLLSMGWKGSAKHWSRYETVSLILAGVSTPLVLSVHTIVSMDFATSVVPGWHTTIFPPYFVAGAIFSGFAMVLTLMLITRVVFKLEDYITIEHIALMNKIMMVTGSIVGVAYITEFFIAWYSQVEFEQYAFINRATGPYWWAYWSMMTCNVITPQLVWIRRVRYSIPLTFVLSIIVNIGMWFERFVIIVTSLHRDYLPSSWAMFSPTIIDVGIYVGTIGLFFTLFLLFAKFFPVINMAEVKAVLKYTVDNGPTYTGHDPHQHAPHQTTTHGVPASAPVNYDKHD, encoded by the coding sequence ATGCAGCACGTATCGCCTGTACGGGAGCCGCTCGTAACCGGGGGGAAAACGTACCACGACGTCACACAGGATGTGTGCCGCCAGGTAGAAGCCGCCCCTAATATCCGGTGGATGGCCGCTCTGAGCGTTGCCCTCATTCTCCTCGGCGTATTCTTTTACTCTGTATATCGTACCCTTTGGTATGGTATCGGAGAGTGGGGTTTGAATAAAACCGTAGGCTGGGCCTGGGATATCACCAACTTCGTATGGTGGGTAGGTATCGGTCACGCTGGTACACTGATCTCAGCAGTACTGTTGCTGTTCCGTCAAAAGTGGCGGACCTCCATCAACCGAGCGGCAGAGGCAATGACCATCTTTGCCGTAATCTGCGCAGCTATGTTCCCCGTGCTGCACATGGGCCGTCCATGGTTGGCATTCTACGTATTTCCCCTGCAAAACACACTGGGGTCGCTGTGGGTAAACTTCAACTCCCCTCTGTTATGGGATGTGTTTGCCATCTCGACTTACTTTACTGTTTCGCTGGTATTCTGGTATACAGGTCTAGTTCCTGACTTTGCTACCATTCGTGACCGTGCGAAAGGCCCTATCGCTAAAGTGGCCTACTCGCTGCTAAGCATGGGCTGGAAAGGTTCTGCCAAGCACTGGTCGCGTTACGAAACTGTGTCTTTAATTTTGGCTGGTGTTTCTACGCCACTGGTACTCTCGGTACATACTATTGTATCGATGGACTTTGCCACTTCGGTGGTTCCAGGCTGGCACACTACCATCTTCCCTCCCTACTTCGTTGCCGGAGCTATCTTCTCAGGCTTCGCCATGGTACTCACGCTGATGCTTATCACACGTGTTGTGTTCAAGCTGGAAGACTACATCACTATTGAGCACATCGCCCTCATGAATAAGATCATGATGGTTACGGGTTCGATAGTAGGGGTGGCCTACATCACCGAGTTTTTCATTGCTTGGTATTCGCAGGTTGAATTTGAGCAGTATGCTTTCATCAACCGTGCTACTGGACCTTATTGGTGGGCTTACTGGTCGATGATGACCTGCAACGTAATTACGCCGCAGCTGGTATGGATTCGCCGCGTACGGTACAGTATCCCTCTGACCTTTGTTCTTTCGATCATCGTGAACATTGGTATGTGGTTCGAACGCTTCGTGATTATCGTAACCTCGCTGCACCGCGATTACCTGCCATCGAGCTGGGCTATGTTCTCGCCCACTATTATCGACGTTGGTATCTACGTAGGTACAATTGGTCTATTCTTCACCTTGTTCCTGCTTTTCGCTAAATTCTTCCCTGTAATCAACATGGCAGAAGTAAAAGCGGTATTGAAGTATACGGTTGATAACGGTCCCACTTATACCGGGCACGATCCGCATCAGCACGCTCCTCATCAAACCACCACCCACGGCGTGCCTGCCTCGGCTCCCGTAAACTATGACAAGCATGACTAA
- the cyoE gene encoding heme o synthase, whose amino-acid sequence MSKAKAFFQLIKFRLALTVAFSSAIGYLLGAHELNWGKAVLVMLGGLAVTGSANTINQIFEIDLDKQMKRTANRPLPMGVLSVTEAWVFTAVLGGLGLGLLTYFFNPLAAALSLVSLILYGFIYTPLKTISPICVAVGAIPGGLPPLIGWVAATGYLGIEGWILFGIQFMWQFPHFWAIAWVLDDDYKKAGFKMLPTPGKKDLRTAFQIMTYTLVLIPLSLLPFYFGMTNTTYPMVAAICGVLFLMQTFYLMRTVSKKAAMSIMFGSFLYLPIVQIALVLDKV is encoded by the coding sequence ATGAGTAAAGCCAAGGCGTTTTTTCAGTTAATCAAATTTCGGCTTGCGCTGACGGTGGCTTTTTCCAGCGCCATCGGCTATTTGCTGGGAGCCCATGAGCTGAACTGGGGAAAAGCAGTATTGGTAATGTTGGGTGGCCTAGCAGTTACGGGTTCCGCAAATACCATTAACCAGATTTTCGAGATTGATCTCGATAAACAAATGAAGCGCACCGCCAATCGGCCGCTTCCCATGGGTGTGTTGTCGGTGACCGAAGCGTGGGTATTCACTGCTGTGCTAGGTGGCCTAGGCTTAGGTCTATTGACCTACTTCTTCAACCCTTTGGCAGCGGCACTGTCGTTGGTTTCATTGATTCTGTACGGCTTTATATACACCCCCCTAAAAACCATCTCGCCGATCTGTGTAGCAGTAGGAGCCATTCCAGGTGGCCTACCACCACTCATTGGGTGGGTAGCCGCTACGGGCTATCTTGGGATTGAGGGTTGGATTCTTTTCGGAATTCAGTTTATGTGGCAGTTTCCTCACTTCTGGGCCATTGCCTGGGTGCTGGATGATGACTACAAAAAGGCCGGTTTCAAAATGCTGCCGACACCAGGGAAGAAAGACCTGCGCACCGCTTTCCAGATCATGACCTACACTTTGGTTCTGATTCCACTGAGTCTGCTGCCATTCTACTTTGGTATGACGAACACTACGTATCCTATGGTAGCGGCCATATGTGGGGTGCTTTTTCTAATGCAAACGTTCTATTTAATGCGCACTGTCAGCAAAAAAGCTGCAATGAGCATCATGTTCGGATCTTTTCTTTACCTACCTATCGTACAGATAGCGCTGGTATTGGATAAGGTCTAA
- a CDS encoding COX15/CtaA family protein: MPVPDYVRRFRFIGILTVVAVYILILVGGIVRSTGSGMGCPDWPKCFGTWVPPTHISQLPVNYKEIYTTQRVEKNKKLAAKLERMGFHQVAGDIFAHPTQYIETDFNPVKTWIEYVNRLIGALIGVFVFLTVVFALPYWKRDKPVFWLAFASFILTGVQGWLGSLVVSTNLLPIMVTIHMGLALLIVAMLIYAVDRSQGAPAGQQPIRAIAGLTTWLWIGIILTFGQIVLGTQVREQIDMVAFANNYLNRAEWIEQLGGSFRFHRTFSAVLLLVNVYLAYRLYLLPAVRLHKMATAILVCVGGEILAGVLLAYFAFPAVVQPVHLTLATLLFGAQFLALIAYRRVTKLQPQTAIPAVVA; this comes from the coding sequence ATGCCTGTTCCTGACTACGTCCGGCGCTTTCGGTTTATTGGAATACTCACAGTAGTTGCCGTGTATATTCTGATTCTGGTGGGAGGTATTGTGCGCAGTACCGGCTCCGGAATGGGATGTCCGGATTGGCCCAAATGTTTCGGTACCTGGGTACCCCCAACTCATATCAGCCAATTGCCAGTCAATTACAAAGAGATATACACTACCCAGCGGGTAGAAAAGAACAAAAAGCTGGCTGCCAAGCTAGAACGGATGGGATTTCATCAAGTGGCTGGTGATATTTTCGCTCATCCTACCCAATACATTGAGACTGACTTCAACCCTGTAAAAACTTGGATTGAATATGTTAACCGCTTGATCGGGGCACTGATTGGCGTGTTTGTGTTCTTAACGGTAGTATTCGCGTTGCCCTATTGGAAACGCGACAAGCCTGTATTCTGGCTTGCTTTTGCCTCGTTCATACTGACGGGTGTTCAGGGCTGGCTAGGTTCACTGGTAGTTTCTACCAACCTGTTGCCCATTATGGTGACAATTCATATGGGTCTGGCCCTACTGATCGTAGCTATGTTAATTTACGCTGTTGATCGTTCACAGGGGGCTCCCGCTGGTCAGCAACCTATCCGCGCTATTGCAGGCCTTACTACTTGGCTTTGGATAGGCATTATTTTAACCTTTGGGCAGATTGTGCTGGGCACTCAAGTGCGGGAGCAGATAGATATGGTAGCGTTTGCCAATAACTACTTAAACCGAGCGGAGTGGATAGAGCAGCTTGGCGGATCTTTTCGCTTTCATCGCACCTTCTCTGCTGTGCTATTACTGGTAAACGTATACCTGGCCTACCGACTGTACTTATTGCCAGCTGTGCGGCTACACAAAATGGCAACTGCTATTCTGGTGTGCGTAGGCGGCGAAATTCTTGCTGGTGTTCTGTTGGCCTACTTCGCATTTCCGGCAGTAGTGCAACCTGTTCACCTTACACTGGCTACCCTCTTGTTTGGTGCTCAGTTTCTAGCACTCATTGCTTACCGTCGGGTTACTAAACTGCAACCGCAGACTGCTATTCCGGCTGTTGTTGCGTAA
- a CDS encoding quinol:cytochrome C oxidoreductase: protein MATLTHHETVTAEYLEVSPNARKRFITIIVAGVIVLAIGLIVAAMGIGAGAHEGAAAAHGAAGAGHEGTGHHGSPIWLKRFIVSLWHNNVFFTGVSVIGTVFMAIQYVAYAGWSVLIKRINEALSAWVLPGGILMVIIFGIGLINHDIFHWTLPGIMTKGNANYDAIIAGKSGFLSVPFYLIRTISYVVIWVVFTNKLRTLSLEEDLNGGTVYFHKSITASALFLVLFAVTSSMAAWDWVMSIDTHWFSTMFGWYVFASWWVSGIAATTLCVILLKQAGYLQFIKEGHLHDLGKFMFGFSIFWTYVWFSQFMLIWYANLPEEAVYYNQRLGGFNGQYTWIFFFNLIINFVFPFLVLMTRDAKRQMIMMKIVSIAILVGHWFDFYLMIMPATMQAENGFIIEIGTALIFLGSFLLLFTKRLSQASLVPVHHPFLDESVHHTT from the coding sequence ATGGCAACTCTGACGCATCACGAAACGGTGACGGCTGAATACCTGGAGGTTTCGCCGAACGCACGTAAACGGTTTATCACCATCATTGTTGCTGGTGTAATAGTACTAGCTATCGGTTTGATAGTTGCAGCTATGGGTATTGGTGCTGGAGCCCATGAGGGGGCAGCAGCAGCCCATGGAGCAGCAGGCGCCGGTCATGAGGGTACAGGGCATCATGGTAGCCCCATCTGGCTTAAGCGCTTCATCGTAAGCCTTTGGCACAATAATGTGTTCTTCACCGGGGTATCCGTAATTGGTACTGTGTTCATGGCTATCCAATATGTGGCCTACGCTGGTTGGTCAGTACTGATTAAGCGCATCAATGAAGCATTGAGTGCTTGGGTACTGCCAGGTGGCATATTGATGGTCATCATTTTTGGTATCGGCCTGATTAACCATGACATATTCCACTGGACTCTGCCTGGCATCATGACCAAGGGCAACGCTAACTATGATGCTATCATAGCTGGCAAGTCTGGGTTCCTAAGTGTTCCTTTCTACCTGATTCGTACGATTTCCTATGTCGTTATTTGGGTAGTGTTCACTAACAAGTTGCGCACTTTGTCGCTGGAAGAGGACTTAAACGGTGGAACTGTTTATTTTCATAAAAGCATTACTGCTTCTGCTTTGTTCTTGGTGCTTTTCGCAGTTACCTCGTCAATGGCAGCTTGGGACTGGGTGATGTCTATTGACACTCACTGGTTCTCGACAATGTTTGGTTGGTATGTGTTTGCCTCATGGTGGGTATCAGGTATTGCTGCCACAACACTTTGCGTGATTCTGCTGAAACAAGCTGGTTACCTGCAATTCATCAAAGAAGGCCATTTGCACGATCTAGGCAAGTTTATGTTTGGCTTCAGCATTTTCTGGACCTATGTATGGTTCTCCCAGTTTATGCTGATCTGGTATGCTAACCTGCCTGAAGAAGCGGTTTATTACAACCAGCGTTTAGGGGGCTTTAATGGTCAGTATACTTGGATCTTCTTTTTTAATCTGATTATCAACTTTGTGTTCCCTTTCCTTGTTCTTATGACACGGGATGCAAAGCGTCAGATGATCATGATGAAGATCGTGAGTATTGCCATTCTGGTGGGTCACTGGTTCGACTTCTATTTAATGATCATGCCAGCAACTATGCAGGCAGAGAATGGGTTTATCATTGAGATTGGGACTGCATTAATTTTCTTAGGTTCTTTCCTTCTCTTGTTCACGAAACGCTTATCTCAGGCCTCACTGGTGCCGGTTCATCATCCATTCTTGGATGAGAGTGTGCACCATACGACCTAA
- a CDS encoding c-type cytochrome: MTHSLKITLQASAVLLASVFTTACNRADDPGVEYAPEMYESIPYEPLRQTSANTINPMGINERTPAVGTVARGKLNYYSHIGKDSVGIAERTLKEPYSYTKANLAEGQTLYTRNCQHCHGEQGDGQGPVGIKYKGVPNYSTGAYKTMNEGHIYHVIQWGKGRMMPHGSQVNPEERWKIAMYVRMLQEGKGPDGLTDFLKAKGMSATDSATTINPTEQLPVQEAQADKASTTPGQGDKARNGTAN, from the coding sequence ATGACGCATTCGCTGAAAATAACTCTGCAGGCGTCGGCGGTACTGCTGGCATCGGTGTTCACCACCGCCTGCAACCGCGCCGATGATCCGGGTGTAGAATATGCTCCGGAGATGTACGAATCCATTCCGTACGAACCCCTGCGCCAGACAAGTGCTAATACGATTAACCCAATGGGGATTAACGAACGCACTCCTGCTGTAGGTACAGTAGCACGTGGCAAGCTCAATTACTACTCTCACATTGGTAAGGATAGTGTTGGTATTGCTGAACGTACTTTAAAAGAGCCTTACTCGTACACAAAGGCTAACCTAGCCGAGGGCCAGACTCTTTATACGCGCAACTGCCAACACTGCCATGGTGAGCAAGGAGATGGGCAAGGACCAGTAGGCATAAAGTACAAAGGTGTGCCGAACTACTCGACTGGTGCTTACAAAACCATGAACGAAGGACACATCTATCATGTGATCCAATGGGGTAAAGGCCGCATGATGCCACATGGCTCACAGGTTAACCCTGAGGAACGCTGGAAGATTGCTATGTACGTCCGGATGCTGCAGGAAGGAAAAGGCCCAGATGGTCTAACCGATTTCCTAAAGGCAAAAGGAATGTCTGCTACTGATTCGGCTACGACAATAAATCCGACTGAGCAGCTGCCAGTGCAAGAAGCACAGGCTGATAAGGCTTCGACTACCCCTGGCCAAGGTGATAAAGCACGTAACGGAACGGCGAACTAA
- a CDS encoding DUF3341 domain-containing protein, which yields MTKRFALGIFEDEDVLLHAVENVREAGVKIYEVFTPFPIHGIDDAMGIERSRLPIAAFFFGLTGLCFALWLQIYTLGFDWPMIIGGKPHIALPAFIPVTFELTVLFCCHGMVITFYTISKLYPRWKTPVLDVRSTDDKFVMAIEVNENTDMTKLSQLLRDNGASEVNQKEMSKF from the coding sequence ATGACTAAGCGCTTCGCCCTCGGCATCTTCGAAGACGAAGACGTGCTGCTGCACGCCGTTGAAAACGTTCGCGAGGCGGGCGTGAAAATCTACGAAGTCTTTACCCCGTTTCCGATTCACGGCATTGATGATGCCATGGGTATCGAACGTTCTCGTTTGCCTATCGCAGCTTTCTTCTTCGGCTTAACTGGCCTATGCTTCGCGCTGTGGCTGCAGATCTACACGCTAGGCTTTGACTGGCCCATGATAATTGGTGGTAAGCCGCATATCGCGCTGCCCGCATTTATCCCAGTAACGTTCGAACTGACGGTACTATTCTGCTGCCATGGGATGGTGATAACCTTCTATACCATTAGCAAGCTTTACCCTCGTTGGAAGACTCCAGTACTGGATGTGCGTTCCACGGATGACAAGTTTGTAATGGCCATTGAGGTAAACGAAAATACCGACATGACTAAATTGTCGCAGTTGTTGCGCGATAACGGTGCTTCTGAGGTGAACCAAAAAGAAATGTCCAAGTTCTAA
- a CDS encoding cytochrome c oxidase subunit I, whose protein sequence is MASNQAQVQGGVGATEPGVSHDEHAHHDEHHEQGFLSKYVFSTDHKVIAKQFLITGMLWAIIGGTLSSLFRLQLGWPEATLEWLQPFLGKWIEAGKLNPEFYLALVTMHGTIMVFFVLTAGLSGTFSNFLIPLQIGARDMASGFMNMLSYWFFFVSSVIMFTSLFIETGPASAGWTIYPPLSALPQAIPGSGAGMTLWLVSMALFIVSQLLGGVNYITTVINLRTQGMSMSKLPLTIWAFFLTAILGLLAFPVLFSAALLLIFDRSFGTSFFLSDIYIAGQALPNTGGSPILFQHLFWFLGHPEVYIVIMPAMGMVSEILATNARKPIFGYRAMIGSLLGISLLSFVVWAHHMFVTGMNPFLGSVFMFLTLIIAVPSAVKTFNWLATLWRGNIRFTAAMLFSIGFVSLFIAGGLTGIVLGNAALDIQMHNTYFVVAHFHLVMGSSAFFGLFAGVYHWFPKMFGRHLDEKLGYIHFWLTFIGVYLVFLPMHYVGIAGFPRRYYAWTGFDTFSQFANLNKFISVAAILAFFAQFVFIFNFFFSIFRGRRASENPWNSTTLEWTTPVVPGHGNWPGAIPAVHRWPYDYSKPGAAEDFIPQNVPYSQTQSSNLPYEKEME, encoded by the coding sequence ATGGCTTCTAATCAAGCGCAAGTGCAAGGTGGGGTCGGGGCAACCGAACCCGGTGTATCGCACGACGAGCACGCGCACCACGACGAGCACCACGAGCAAGGCTTCCTTTCCAAATATGTCTTCAGCACAGACCACAAGGTAATTGCCAAACAATTCCTGATCACTGGTATGCTGTGGGCTATTATTGGTGGCACTCTCTCCAGCTTATTTCGCCTGCAGTTAGGCTGGCCTGAAGCTACTTTGGAATGGCTTCAGCCGTTTCTAGGTAAATGGATCGAAGCTGGGAAGCTTAATCCAGAGTTTTATCTGGCCCTAGTTACGATGCACGGCACCATCATGGTGTTCTTTGTACTGACGGCTGGTTTATCTGGTACATTCTCCAACTTCCTGATTCCGCTGCAGATTGGAGCCCGTGACATGGCATCGGGCTTCATGAACATGCTCTCGTACTGGTTCTTCTTTGTATCGAGTGTCATTATGTTCACCTCTCTCTTCATTGAGACAGGTCCTGCTTCAGCCGGTTGGACAATTTATCCACCGCTGAGCGCTTTGCCCCAGGCTATCCCTGGCTCAGGTGCTGGTATGACGCTGTGGCTGGTTTCAATGGCTCTGTTCATTGTATCACAGTTGTTGGGTGGTGTAAACTATATCACCACTGTTATCAACCTGCGTACGCAAGGCATGTCGATGTCGAAATTGCCCCTTACCATTTGGGCCTTTTTCCTCACGGCAATACTAGGCCTGTTGGCATTCCCTGTGCTATTTTCAGCTGCTCTTCTGCTGATATTTGACCGCTCATTCGGTACGTCCTTCTTCCTCTCGGATATTTACATTGCCGGTCAGGCGCTGCCAAATACTGGTGGTTCGCCCATCTTGTTCCAGCACTTGTTCTGGTTCTTGGGTCACCCAGAAGTGTACATCGTAATCATGCCAGCAATGGGTATGGTTTCTGAAATTCTGGCAACCAACGCACGCAAGCCTATTTTCGGCTACCGTGCTATGATTGGTTCGCTGCTGGGTATCTCTCTGCTTTCGTTCGTTGTATGGGCTCACCATATGTTCGTGACGGGTATGAATCCGTTCCTTGGGTCGGTGTTCATGTTCCTGACCCTAATTATTGCTGTACCGTCAGCTGTAAAGACGTTCAACTGGTTGGCCACTCTGTGGCGTGGTAACATCCGATTTACGGCAGCTATGCTGTTCTCTATCGGCTTTGTTTCACTGTTCATTGCAGGTGGTCTTACCGGCATCGTGCTCGGCAACGCTGCCCTAGACATTCAGATGCACAATACATACTTCGTGGTAGCTCACTTCCACTTAGTAATGGGTTCATCGGCATTCTTTGGTCTGTTTGCTGGTGTTTACCACTGGTTCCCAAAAATGTTTGGTCGTCATTTGGACGAGAAACTGGGTTACATTCACTTCTGGCTGACGTTCATTGGCGTGTATTTGGTGTTCCTGCCGATGCACTACGTAGGTATTGCTGGTTTCCCCCGTCGTTACTACGCCTGGACTGGTTTCGATACTTTCAGCCAGTTTGCTAATCTGAACAAGTTCATCTCGGTGGCTGCGATTCTGGCATTCTTTGCTCAGTTTGTATTCATCTTCAACTTCTTCTTTAGCATCTTCCGTGGCCGTCGCGCTAGCGAGAACCCGTGGAACTCCACCACTCTGGAGTGGACGACGCCAGTAGTACCTGGTCACGGCAACTGGCCTGGTGCTATCCCAGCCGTACACCGCTGGCCTTACGACTACAGCAAGCCTGGTGCTGCTGAAGACTTCATTCCGCAGAACGTTCCTTATTCACAGACGCAGTCATCTAACCTGCCTTACGAAAAGGAAATGGAGTAG
- a CDS encoding cytochrome c oxidase subunit II, which yields MTALGILLVLALLLVVFGLLFRLQILTSIFSGSSTREIGASNRVNAILFIIFMVVGGAAFAWSFVDNFDKMNPPIASVHGHATERMFWTTMIILGIVFTLTHILLFVYSYKYQHKEGRRAFFFPHNNKIEIIWTLIPAIVMAGLVFAGWKEWSRITGPAPKDAVVVEVMGKQFNWLVRYPGRDQKLGLVNYRLIDATNEFGFDLNDKSGLDDFVAPEIHIPKGHPVLLRIRSRDVLHAVYMPHFRVQMYAVPGMPTKFWFTPTKTTDEMRAQTGNPKFNYELACNQICGRGHFAMKLNIVVDEPDDYVAWFSQQKSFSEQNPDVLASFKQKTAKLAVNEAAVPAATVVSTAKASL from the coding sequence ATGACTGCACTTGGTATTCTTCTGGTATTGGCGTTGCTGCTGGTCGTTTTCGGCCTGCTGTTTCGTCTCCAGATTCTGACCTCTATTTTCTCGGGTAGTTCCACACGTGAAATTGGAGCGAGTAACCGTGTAAACGCTATCCTCTTCATCATCTTCATGGTTGTAGGTGGGGCTGCTTTTGCCTGGTCATTTGTCGATAACTTCGATAAAATGAACCCGCCAATCGCGTCAGTTCACGGACATGCTACGGAACGCATGTTCTGGACGACGATGATCATTCTGGGTATTGTGTTTACGCTGACCCATATTTTGCTATTTGTGTACTCTTACAAGTACCAGCACAAGGAAGGCCGTCGGGCATTTTTCTTTCCCCACAATAACAAGATAGAAATTATCTGGACCCTGATTCCTGCTATTGTTATGGCAGGTCTGGTGTTTGCTGGTTGGAAGGAGTGGTCGCGTATTACTGGTCCTGCTCCTAAGGATGCTGTAGTGGTTGAAGTAATGGGCAAGCAGTTTAATTGGCTTGTACGTTACCCAGGTCGTGATCAGAAACTAGGGTTGGTAAATTATCGTCTGATCGATGCTACCAATGAATTTGGATTTGATTTGAACGATAAAAGCGGCCTAGACGACTTCGTAGCTCCTGAGATCCATATTCCTAAGGGTCATCCAGTGCTACTCCGCATTCGTTCACGTGACGTATTGCACGCTGTATACATGCCGCACTTCCGAGTGCAGATGTATGCAGTACCGGGTATGCCGACTAAGTTTTGGTTTACACCTACCAAAACGACAGATGAAATGCGCGCTCAGACAGGCAACCCTAAATTCAATTACGAGCTAGCTTGTAACCAGATTTGTGGTCGTGGTCACTTCGCTATGAAGCTGAACATTGTAGTAGATGAACCAGATGATTACGTTGCTTGGTTCTCACAGCAAAAGTCCTTCTCGGAGCAAAACCCAGATGTCTTGGCTAGCTTCAAACAGAAAACTGCCAAGCTGGCAGTAAACGAGGCTGCTGTTCCTGCTGCTACAGTAGTTTCTACTGCTAAAGCATCGCTTTAA